The DNA segment GGCGGCTCTTCGCAAGACCTGGGAAGAAACTCGATCCAAGCGGGCCGCCGGCTTTGCGGCGCTATTGTCCGAGGTCGGGCGACTCCCGGAAGACCAACTGCGCCTGCGAGGGCAGGAGGGGCTCCTCAGTGCGGCCGGCCAAGCCGGCCTCCAGGGACTCCGCCTGCGCCCGCAGGCAATGGAGAGCCGGGATGGCATGTGGCATATGAAGTGGGTCCTGGACGGCGAGGGGCCGCTGGGCCAGTGGTTGGCAGGGATGGAGGGGCTCCGAAGTTCCCAGCCCCTCATGGCGATCCAAAGTTTCCAGTTGAATCTTGCAGGTGATCCCTGGTCCCCTGCGGCTGGCGGAGCAGAAGGGCCAACCTTGAAGGGAAGCGTCGATCTTGTTTGGGTCATCCCCCGGCCTTCCGAGACGTGGTAAATTTTAAAAGATCATCTCGTGGTTGGGTTCGACCTCGTGCTTGCGGAGGATGTCTTTTGCGTTCGGGATGGGTGCGTACCATGGCGGCGATGGCGTTGTGGGTGGGAGCAAAGGCTCAGGCTCCGATGCCTGGCACGGAACCGGCCATTGCCTCCCGTCCTGCGGCTCTTCTGGAAGAAAGCCCCAAGGGGCGGATCCTGAAGCGCAATCTTTTCCACCCAACTCGGAACATGGGGGGGCTCGTTTCGGAGGCTGAGGCTGTTCAAGTCCCCTTTCCGATACTGAAAGGCATCGTCTTGGTGGGCTCCGTGAAAGGGGCAATGCTGCAATGGCCGAGCGAAGGAGAGATTCAGTTTCTTGAACTGGGTGCGCTCCACGCAGGCTACCTTCTCGCGAAGGTCGAGTCCGATCGTGTCGAGCTCTTGACCGAAGATAAGAAGAATGGCCGGTGGTTAGGTCTGGACGATGCCGGGAACTCCCGAACTGTCGCCACAGGAGAGTTCGAGAAACTGTTGGCGCTTCCTCAGACCTTCAAATCAGTGGATTCCCCTCCCCGTAAGGTTGCTCCATGAAACCTTTGATTGCCTTTGCGGGGTTGGTTGTTTTTCCTTCCTTCGCTCAAGTGGTACCTCCTCAGCCGGTTCCCCAGCCCGGTCAGGCCCCTGCCCCGAATTCAGGTGCTCCCCCCGTTGCTGGACCGAAGAAGCCGGTGGCCGGCCAGTTAATCGTTCGCGACAAGGCCGGCAAGGACGTCCTCCTCAATTTCGCGAATGCCAAGCTGTACGACGTCATTCAACAAGTGGCTCGGGTCGCGGGACTGAACTACACCGTTGACCCCGCCGTGAAGGACGGTCCCGTTCGTTTGTTCATGAATGGACGCCTTGAAGAAGACGGCTTGTTAGATGTGCTCAGTTTGGCGCTCAAGCTGCATGGCGTGGCGATGGTCCGGAATCGCGACTTTCTGGAATTCGTTCCTTTGAATGCCGCGACGGGGCGTTCCGCTTCCCCATTGTTTGTGGGAACACAACCGCTTGAGGGAATGGGCGAATCCTTTCTGGTGACACAGGTCCTCCCGTTGAAATTCCTGGACGCGGAAGGGTTTGGAGGATTCGCCAAGGATTTTCTCAGCCATGACGGGAAGGCGCTTCCAGACAAGAATCGTAATTTATTGATCTTGATGGACTATGTCCAGAATATCCGCCGCGTAATGGACTTTGCTGACTTGATGGACAAACAGCCTTTCGAGCAGCGCAAGCTGGCATTCTTTCGCCTGAAGAATGCCTCGCCGGATCGGGTCCAGAAAGAACTGGAGCCTCTTCTTAAAGCAGCTGGTGTACCGGTGGGAACCGGAGCGCTTCAGCTTCTCCCCGTAAGCAGCCTTAATGGCCTTCTCTTGATTTCTCAGGCGACGGAATGGATGGGAGAAGTGAAAAGTTGGATCGAGCGGTTTGATGAAGTCCCCCAAACAGAAGATGGGGAGATATTCGTCCTTCCTGTTCGCTACGCAAAGGCCGAGACCCTCTATCCTCTTCTGACTCAGGTTCTTCGGCTTCCAGTCGGGGGAATGTCCATCTCGAAGAACAGCAATTTGACCAATGCGGCCCTGCCGGCTCCACGTTCCTTCGGTTCCCCGACAAATTCACTGGGAGGAACATTGGGCGCCTATCCTCCTTCTCAGACTCAAGGGACGGCGGTTCAAGCCCCTCAGCCAGCGTCGACTTCTACTGCCGTGACCCCCTCGCTTTCCCAGCCAGGCCCCCTTTCTCCAGGCGTTACCATCTCGGTGGATCCGGATAACAATGCATTGGTGATCTTCGGCCCTCGCCGTGACTATGCCCTGATTCAGGCCGCGGTGGAGAAACTGGACCAAGTGCCTCGCCAAGTCCTCATCGAGGCGACCATCCTCGATCTGTCCATGACAGGGGAATTCGAATTGGGGCTGTCGGGGTTCATCCAGTCGCGATTCGCGCCCGCTGATGTGAATGTAAACTCGCTTCCTACGCCGGCCAACAAATACGACTGGCGCGTGGATCGAACCTCCTCGAGCGGGCCTTTCACCTTCTCGGGAGTCGCGGTATCGGGGTCCCAACTGTTGGGTGTGCTGCTCAGCGTCAAAGATAGTAAAAGCAATGTCAACGTGGTGTCCCAGCCCCGTATCTGGGCGTTGGACAACCGGCCTGCGAGGCTCCTGGTGCAGGATCAGATCCCCGTCCCGGTGAACACTTTCATTCCAGGAAGCGGGACGGGCACGGGAAGCTCCGGTTACAGCGTTACCAATGCTCAATACCTGGATACTGGTTTGAATCTCACGGTCACCCCTCACATCAATGGAAGTGGAACCATCCGTTTGGAAATCAACCAGGAAATCAGCTCGTCTTCAGGATTTGAAACCCTCGGAAGCGGGGATTCCGCGATCCAGGCCCCCCGCATTTCCAGGCGAAGTCTTTCTACGGAACTCATCGCGCAAGATGGCGCCACGGTGATCCTTGGGGGACTCGTTCGTCAGGACAGCACGCACACCACCACCGGCGTACCGTTCTTCAATCGCATTCCTTTGCTGAGGAATCTCTTGGGCAGCACGCGGAAGGTTAATACCAAAAGCGAACTGGTCATCATGATGACCCCTCGCGTGATCAGCCAGGCCGAGGACATTGATCGCGTAACCCATGAGATTCGGGAGAGGGTTGATCATGCCATTCGGCGCATGAATGGCATGTTCGAAACCCTCTTGCCACCTTCCCCTTCCGACCCTCGCCATCCTGTGGAAGCTGGGGAAACTATTTGATTTCCAATGTTCCCACGGCGATGTTGATGGCGGTCATGCCCTGGCTCTTCAATTCCTTCGCCTGCTTCACCCGTAGCGGAACGACACTTGCCGCGAGAGGTTGAAGCGGTTTCAAACAGAAACTGAGCACCCTGCCTTGGTCATGGGAAGCGGGGGTTGTGGAAAGTCCTTTCTGGTAGATGCCCAGCATCAACTCTCCTTCCACAACTGCTGTTTTCAAGAAGGGTGTGCCGCTTCCCAGGTCGTAAGCTCCGCATTGCACCAGCTCGGAATCAGAAGAATCTACTGGAGTGAAGGTGGCCTTGGATGCATCCAGTGTCAAATTCAGACCTACGCCGAATCCCGCTCCTCCGTCGGAGGGAGGAATCAGATCCAAGATGAGGTGAT comes from the Geothrix sp. 21YS21S-4 genome and includes:
- the gspD gene encoding type II secretion system secretin GspD, with protein sequence MKPLIAFAGLVVFPSFAQVVPPQPVPQPGQAPAPNSGAPPVAGPKKPVAGQLIVRDKAGKDVLLNFANAKLYDVIQQVARVAGLNYTVDPAVKDGPVRLFMNGRLEEDGLLDVLSLALKLHGVAMVRNRDFLEFVPLNAATGRSASPLFVGTQPLEGMGESFLVTQVLPLKFLDAEGFGGFAKDFLSHDGKALPDKNRNLLILMDYVQNIRRVMDFADLMDKQPFEQRKLAFFRLKNASPDRVQKELEPLLKAAGVPVGTGALQLLPVSSLNGLLLISQATEWMGEVKSWIERFDEVPQTEDGEIFVLPVRYAKAETLYPLLTQVLRLPVGGMSISKNSNLTNAALPAPRSFGSPTNSLGGTLGAYPPSQTQGTAVQAPQPASTSTAVTPSLSQPGPLSPGVTISVDPDNNALVIFGPRRDYALIQAAVEKLDQVPRQVLIEATILDLSMTGEFELGLSGFIQSRFAPADVNVNSLPTPANKYDWRVDRTSSSGPFTFSGVAVSGSQLLGVLLSVKDSKSNVNVVSQPRIWALDNRPARLLVQDQIPVPVNTFIPGSGTGTGSSGYSVTNAQYLDTGLNLTVTPHINGSGTIRLEINQEISSSSGFETLGSGDSAIQAPRISRRSLSTELIAQDGATVILGGLVRQDSTHTTTGVPFFNRIPLLRNLLGSTRKVNTKSELVIMMTPRVISQAEDIDRVTHEIRERVDHAIRRMNGMFETLLPPSPSDPRHPVEAGETI